From Anopheles funestus chromosome 3RL, idAnoFuneDA-416_04, whole genome shotgun sequence, a single genomic window includes:
- the LOC125769819 gene encoding uncharacterized protein LOC125769819, whose translation MEEQLQTSSTAEFEALSDQLAELEEHQLTIAESDRALAALEAKIAVRRLKSGRAPVSPLPFSHFKAFCLDWVRKCETATEKIRFETRAIERQNIDQCALIEQKRQSIGNDALRVQLESFAIERLVDERDLRTAQHTDYELRRLGAEVKREMLMEKLALFETIQHHGQLSETVNQWRKKLEDVKAQIERTDREVELLERQNESLRAKLLQNPLPNVRQMANRAEELNRLQTQLFRRVKRGVLDGTIRVPVGKGRTARTETENST comes from the coding sequence atggaAGAACAACTACAAACATCTTCCACGGCCGAGTTTGAAGCACTCTCGGATCAACTGGCCGAGCTTGAGGAACATCAGCTCACGATTGCCGAATCAGACCGTGCCTTAGCCGCACTGGAAGCCAAAATTGCAGTTCGCAGACTAAAAAGTGGTCGAGCACCCGTCTCACCACTTCCATTCTCCCACTTTAAGGCCTTCTGTCTCGATTGGGTACGGAAGTGTGAAACGGCGACGGAAAAGATTCGCTTCGAAACGCGTGCCATCGAACGGCAGAATATCGACCAGTGTGCACTGATCGAGCAGAAGCGTCAAAGCATCGGTAACGATGCGCTCCGTGTACAGCTCGAGAGCTTCGCAATCGAACGGCTTGTAGATGAGCGTGATTTGCGAACCGCACAGCACACCGACTACGAACTGCGGCGGCTCGGTGCGGAAGTAAAGCGTGAGATGTTAATGGAGAAGTTGGCACTGTTCGAAACTATCCAGCACCATGGCCAGCTGAGCGAAACTGTGAACCAGTGGCGTAAAAAGCTCGAAGATGTAAAAGCCCAAATCGAACGTACCGATCGTGAGGTAGAATTATTGGAGCGTCAGAACGAATCGTTACGTGCCAAGTTGCTACAAAATCCACTGCCAAACGTACGGCAGATGGCTAACCGTGCGGAGGAATTGAACCGCCTCCAGACCCAACTCTTTCGCCGAGTAAAGCGTGGAGTACTGGATGGCACTATAAGAGTTCCCGTAGGCAAGGGCAGAACGGCAAGAACCGAAACCGAGAACAGTACGTAG
- the LOC125769804 gene encoding probable cytochrome P450 9f2, whose amino-acid sequence MALLLLSPLLLLLLLGLFYAYITRNSRYFEGKPIPCLPSEPLFGSSRHLLLRKVSSYDFMRSIYNRFERVKVFGMFDLINPVFVVRDPDLIKQIAVKDFDHFVNHRPIFGSNLDRDSIALFGKTLFALSDQQWRDMRATLSPAFTGSKMRQMFQQVVECSSGMVQYYKKQTDTNGQCYELKEVFSRYTTDVIASCAFGLKVDSFRDSTNSFYTNGQRMIDFARFKVLLKVLAYRLFPWIMEKLEVDLFDRELNLFFAEIVLETEKTRELQGIVRPDMIHLLMQAKKGILKRHKEQEESLAEGFATAQESDVGAVDSQHYQTMTQMELVAQCLIFFLAGFDTVANCLTFLAYELTLNRDIQDRLYEEIVATDIDLQQKPLTYEALQHMKYMDMVVSESLRKWSPAPSTDRICTRDYVVQNENGVEFTIDKGTVVFIPIVGLHYDPQYYPDPEKFDPERFSESNRDKIQPGTYLPFGIGPRNCIGSRFALMEVKAIIYQLLKEFTFERTPRTEVPVQLQKGFVALGSENGIYVNFKPRHS is encoded by the exons ATGGCGTTGCTGTTACTTAGTCCTTTGCTCTTGCTGTTACTTCTCGGTCTGTTTTACGCGTACATCACTCGCAACAGTCGGTACTTTGAGGGTAAACCCATCCCTTGTCTACCATCCGAACCACTATTCGGTAGCTCTCGCCACCTGCTGTTGAGAAAGGTTTCTTCGTACGACTTTATGCGCTCCATCTACAATCGCTTCGAACGGGTGAA GGTGTTTGGAATGTTCGACCTCATCAATCCCGTGTTTGTGGTGCGCGATCCGGACCTTATAAAGCAAATCGCCGTCAAAGATTTTGACCATTTCGTTAACCATCGGCCTATCTTCGGAAGCAACTTGGATCGCGACTCGATTGCACTGTTTGGAAAGACGCTTTTTGCTCTGTCCGATCAGCAGTGGCGTGATATGAGGGCAACGCTCAGTCCCGCTTTTACCGGTAGCAAGATGCGTCAGATGTTCCAGCAGGTGGTCGAATGTAGCTCAGGAATGGTTCAATATTACAAGAAGCAGACGGACACGAATGGCCAGTGCTACGAACTCAAGGAAGTGTTCTCTCGCTACACTACAGACGTGATAGCATCGTGCGCATTCGGACTAAAGGTGGATTCATTCCGAGATTCTACCAACAGCTTCTACACCAACGGACAACGTATGATCGATTTTGCACGCTTCAAAGTTTTGCTGAAAGTTCTCGCCTACCGTCTGTTTCCTTGGATAATGGAAAAGCTGGAAGTGGACCTGTTCGATCGGGAGCTAAATTTGTTCTTCGCCGAAATTGTTCTCGAGACGGAGAAAACGCGAGAACTGCAAGGTATTGTACGGCCGGACATGATTCACCTTTTAATGCAAGCCAAAAAAGGAATACTAAAAAGGCACAAAGAGCAAGAAGAATCACTCGCCGAAGGATTTGCCACGGCACAAGAATCCGACGTGGGCGCTGTGGATTCGCAGCATTATCAAACAATGACCCAAATGGAACTCGTAGCCCAATGTCTCATCTTCTTTCTGGCCGGGTTTGATACTGTCGCGAATTGTCTTACATTTTTAGCATACGAACTAACGCTCAACCGTGATATTCAGGACCGTCTTTATGAAGAAATAGTAGCAACGGATATTGATCTCCAACAAAAGCCCTTAACTTACGAAGCACTTCAGCACATGAAGTACATGGACATGGTGGTGTCGGAGTCACTGCGCAAATGGAGTCCCGCTCCGTCAACCGATCGGATCTGCACCCGGGATTACGTGGTACAGAATGAGAACGGTGTGGAGTTCACTATCGACAAGGGTACGGTAGTGTTTATCCCGATCGTTGGCCTTCATTACGATCCCCAGTACTATCCGGATCCGGAGAAATTCGACCCGGAACGTTTCAGTGAGTCGAATCGTGATAAGATCCAGCCGGGGACATACTTGCCTTTCGGGATCGGACCACGGAACTGTATAGGGTCACGCTTTGCACTGATGGAGGTAAAAGCCATCATATACCAGCTGCTGAAGGAGTTTACGTTCGAACGTACTCCACGCACTGAAGTTCCGGTACAACTACAAAAAGGGTTCGTAGCATTGGGCAGTGAGAATGGTATCTACGTAAACTTTAAACCTAGACATTCTTGA
- the LOC125769803 gene encoding probable cytochrome P450 9f2 isoform X3, whose translation MEVNIVFVIGFVSVLVALYIYLTSNNKFFEKFPIPCLPVEPLFGSYRRLAMKRISFNEFVRFNYELFPDAKLFGMFEMLTPMFVIRDPELVKRIMVKDFDHFINHRPLISADSKNSDHATIMFSKVLFNLSGQRWRDVRTTLSPTFTGSKMRQMFTMIVECSENMVQELADPPGQECDVKDLFISFANDVIACCAFGVRINSFRDKQNVFLRYGKDLSNFSRWTTFFKMMGFQVFPKLMARLQMDIFDRKHVDFFTQLFRQSIQEREHHGIVRPDLIQLLMQASKGRLRHQHEEREEMESFAVAKESNDEKNLSKNTVPLSEGEMVAQCLLFFLAGFDTLATLISFLVYEVTIAPDIQQRLYDEILQVSESLDGKSLTYDALQGMRYLDMVVSEALRKWDPAPGTDRLCNQDYKISNDPEIIIPKGSTVFIPIAGLHYDPNFYPDPDRFDPERFNEENRQKIPLGAYIPFGVGPRNCIASRFALMEIKTIVYHLLLNYEFNRSERTTVPIKLAKGLTPLKPEKGIYVQLNPRKSI comes from the exons ATGGAGGTTAACATAGTGTTTGTGATTGGATTCGTATCGGTGCTGGTGGCGTTATACATCTACCTGACGAGTAACAATAAATTCTTCGAGAAGTTCCCCATACCATGTCTACCGGTAGAGCCATTGTTTGGAAGTTATCGACGATTAGCGATGAAGAGGATTTCGTTCAATGAATTCGTACGCTTCAACTATGAACTTTTCCCGGATGCAAA GCTGTTCGGAATGTTTGAGATGCTAACGCCCATGTTTGTTATCCGCGATCCGGAGCTAGTGAAGCGCATCATGGTGAAAGACTTTGATCACTTCATCAACCATCGACCATTAATATCGGCAGACAGTAAGAACTCCGACCACGCTACTATCATGTTTTCGAAAGTACTGTTCAACCTTAGCGGCCAACGGTGGCGTGACGTACGTACCACGCTCAGTCCTACGTTTACCGGTAGCAAGATGCGCCAAATGTTTACCATGATTGTGGAGTGCAGTGAAAATATGGTACAAGAACTAGCGGACCCACCTGGACAGGAGTGTGACGTGAAGGATCTTTTTATAAGCTTCGCGAACGACGTTATTGCTTGCTGCGCGTTTGGCGTACGCATCAACTCATTCCGGGATAAGCAGAACGTGTTCTTGCGCTATGGCAAAGATCTATCGAACTTCAGTCGTTGGACGACTTTTTTCAAGATGATGGGCTTTCAGGTGTTCCCGAAGTTGATGGCACGATTGCAGATGGACATTTTTGATCGCAAACATGTCGATTTTTTCACGCAGCTGTTCAGACAGTCGATTCAGGAGAGGGAACATCATGGCATCGTACGTCCCGATCTGATTCAGCTTCTAATGCAAGCTAGCAAAGGAAGGTTACGCCATCAGCACGAAGAACGTGAGGAGATGGAGAGCTTTGCCGTGGCGAAAGAATCCAACGATGAGAAGAACCTTTCCAAGAACACCGTGCCGCTTAGTGAGGGCGAAATGGTAGCTCAGTgtcttttgttctttttggcCGGATTTGACACGCTCGCGACTTTGATATCATTCCTTGTGTACGAGGTGACGATAGCTCCCGACATTCAGCAGCGTCTGTACGACGAGATCCTACAAGTGTCGGAGTCGCTGGATGGAAAATCGCTCACTTACGATGCACTGCAAGGTATGCGCTATCTAGACATGGTTGTTTCCGAGGCACTACGAAAATGGGACCCAGCACCAGGTACCGATCGTCTTTGTAATCAGGActacaaaatttcaaacgaTCCAGAAATCATTATCCCGAAGGGTTCTACCGTGTTTATACCTATTGCCGGACTTCATTACGATCCAAACTTCTATCCCGATCCAGATCGTTTTGATCCGGAACGGTTCAATGAAGAGAACAGACAAAAAATTCCATTGGGTGCGTACATTCCGTTCGGAGTAGGGCCACGTAACTGCATCGCATCCCGATTCGCTTTGATGGAGATTAAAACTATCGTGTACCATTTGCTATTAAACTACGAGTTTAATCGGTCGGAGCGCACAACCGTTCCGATAAAACTGGCTAAAGGATTAACACCTCTTAAGCCAGAAAAAGGAATCTACGTGCAGTTGAATCCGCGGAAGAGCATTTAG